One part of the Lathyrus oleraceus cultivar Zhongwan6 unplaced genomic scaffold, CAAS_Psat_ZW6_1.0 chrUn0001, whole genome shotgun sequence genome encodes these proteins:
- the LOC127110505 gene encoding uncharacterized protein LOC127110505, translating to MHTFYLFLVLFLATHKIQATVYTVTNTALSTPGGVRFRDQIGEQYTIQTLDSASQFIWTILQENNQTDRKLVQNVSLFVDPNATGVVAYTTKITHEIHVSASYISSYKGDVKNEITGVLYHEMTHVRQWHGHGEAPTGLTEGIADYVRLKANLAAGYWVKAGEGDSWDEGYDVTARFLDYCDGLRNGFVGELNKMMRSGYSDQFFLQLLGKTVVQLFAEYKAHYGN from the coding sequence ATGCATACTTTCTATCTTTTCTTAGTACTTTTTCTGGCAACTCATAAAATACAAGCAACTGTTTACACCGTAACCAACACCGCACTCTCTACCCCTGGCGGTGTTCGTTTCCGTGATCAAATAGGAGAACAGTACACCATCCAAACCCTAGACTCCGCCTCACAATTCATATGGACAATATTACAAGAGAACAACCAAACCGACAGAAAACTCGTGCAGAACGTGAGTCTATTCGTGGACCCTAACGCCACAGGTGTAGTTGCATACACAACCAAAATCACCCATGAAATCCACGTGAGCGCGAGTTATATCAGTAGCTATAAGGGTGATGTGAAAAATGAGATTACAGGAGTGTTGTATCATGAAATGACACACGTTAGGCAGTGGCATGGCCATGGTGAAGCTCCAACTGGATTAACCGAAGGTATAGCAGATTATGTGAGGCTGAAAGCGAATCTAGCAGCTGGTTATTGGGTTAAAGCAGGGGAAGGAGATAGCTGGGATGAAGGTTATGATGTTACTGCTCGTTTTTTGGATTACTGTGATGGTTTGAGAAATGGGTTTGTGGGAGAGTTGAATAAGATGATGAGAAGTGGATATAGTGACCAGTTCTTTCTTCAGTTGTTGGGAAAAACAGTTGTTCAATTGTTTGCTGAGTATAAGGCACATTATGGAAATTAA